From Streptomyces sp. TLI_105, the proteins below share one genomic window:
- a CDS encoding ScbR family autoregulator-binding transcription factor, whose amino-acid sequence MATPRSAPGSRSTEAGRGSTEPRQRGAEPRQRSAETRPRNAEAKPRSEPKQERARRTKVHILQSAAELFAERGYATVTLQDVAERAEMTKGAVYFHYTNKEALAVAVVQEHYARWPEILKGAEGNHEEPFDTLVAVLDAVTRAFARDIVVQAGARLQIERALIDAELPEPYVGWEDYLSRLIAEARDAGQLRAGVEPRAAARVLVSAFFGMQHISDVLSRRKDLTERHEELRTVLLEGLRG is encoded by the coding sequence ATGGCGACACCACGGAGCGCACCCGGCTCACGGAGCACCGAAGCCGGGCGAGGGAGCACCGAACCCAGGCAGCGGGGCGCCGAGCCCAGGCAGCGAAGCGCCGAGACCAGGCCCCGGAACGCCGAAGCCAAGCCCCGGAGCGAGCCGAAGCAGGAGCGCGCCCGGCGCACGAAGGTGCACATCCTCCAGTCGGCCGCCGAGCTCTTCGCCGAGCGCGGCTACGCGACCGTGACCCTGCAGGACGTGGCCGAGCGCGCGGAGATGACCAAGGGGGCGGTGTACTTCCACTACACGAACAAGGAGGCCCTGGCGGTCGCGGTCGTGCAGGAGCACTACGCGCGCTGGCCCGAGATCCTCAAGGGCGCCGAGGGCAACCACGAGGAACCGTTCGACACGCTCGTCGCCGTCCTCGACGCGGTCACCCGGGCGTTCGCGCGGGACATCGTCGTCCAGGCCGGCGCCCGGCTCCAGATCGAGCGGGCCCTCATCGACGCCGAGCTCCCCGAGCCGTACGTCGGCTGGGAGGACTACCTCAGCCGGCTGATCGCCGAGGCCCGGGACGCGGGACAACTGCGGGCCGGAGTGGAACCGCGCGCGGCGGCCCGCGTCCTGGTCTCCGCCTTCTTCGGCATGCAGCACATCTCGGACGTCCTCAGCCGCCGCAAGGACCTCACCGAGCGGCACGAGGAGCTGCGGACCGTCCTCCTCGAAGGGCTGCGCGGCTGA
- a CDS encoding LysR family transcriptional regulator — MELQHLRAFREVARELSFTRAAHNLHYSQPAVTAQIKGLEEDMGASLFQRRGNRSVELTPAGARLRPLAERILELVETAQYEIADPAPSVVDRRSARPAGMTGRFAADRLVDRGGRA, encoded by the coding sequence ATGGAACTCCAGCACTTACGGGCCTTCCGCGAGGTGGCCCGGGAACTCAGCTTCACCCGCGCGGCCCACAACCTGCACTACTCCCAGCCCGCGGTGACCGCGCAGATCAAGGGCCTGGAAGAGGACATGGGGGCCTCGCTCTTCCAGCGGCGCGGCAACCGCTCCGTGGAACTCACGCCGGCCGGCGCGCGCCTGCGCCCGCTGGCGGAGCGGATCCTCGAACTCGTCGAGACGGCGCAGTACGAGATCGCCGATCCCGCACCCTCCGTGGTGGACCGCCGGTCGGCCCGGCCGGCCGGCATGACCGGCCGCTTCGCCGCCGACCGTCTCGTCGACAGAGGGGGCAGAGCATGA
- a CDS encoding ScbA/BarX family gamma-butyrolactone biosynthesis protein — MSIGVLQTVLPVETLTPVESLESLVREAKEGLSFDRTISRRFVHRASVTEVFLTDAAVAGADRFLVGAQLPRNHALYRPETTGQCDFMLLVETVRQAGIFLSHRYHDVPLGHHFIFKALSLRIGDPAALRVGCGPLAVVLDVKVVTPAGGRNPRRFDARFDMVIEVGGRECARASAGVVVIDSVRYGRLRQRGRVAETAPVEPGTPAYGTAADDVDDRHVLRSVPAAEERPRPAGAREWRLHVDPTHPGYFEHPSDHVPGMLLLEAFRQAAREATGGAALTSLDADFAVFGELAEAVAVEAAPTEDGRVRLSATQGGRVLATAVARCA, encoded by the coding sequence ATGTCCATCGGTGTGCTGCAGACCGTGTTACCCGTCGAAACGCTCACGCCCGTCGAGTCCCTGGAGTCACTCGTCCGGGAGGCCAAGGAAGGCCTGAGCTTCGACCGCACGATCTCCCGCCGGTTCGTGCACCGCGCCTCGGTGACGGAGGTCTTCCTCACCGACGCGGCCGTCGCCGGGGCCGACCGCTTCCTGGTCGGCGCGCAACTGCCCCGGAACCACGCGCTGTACCGCCCGGAGACCACCGGGCAGTGCGACTTCATGCTGCTGGTCGAGACCGTACGACAGGCCGGCATCTTCCTGAGCCACCGGTACCACGACGTGCCGCTCGGCCACCACTTCATCTTCAAGGCGCTGTCGCTGCGCATCGGCGACCCGGCCGCCCTCCGGGTCGGCTGCGGGCCGCTCGCGGTGGTCCTCGACGTGAAGGTCGTGACGCCCGCCGGCGGCCGCAACCCGCGTCGCTTCGACGCCCGCTTCGACATGGTGATCGAGGTCGGCGGCCGGGAGTGCGCCCGCGCCTCCGCCGGGGTCGTCGTGATAGACAGCGTGCGGTACGGGCGGCTCCGGCAGCGCGGCCGGGTCGCGGAGACCGCGCCCGTGGAGCCCGGGACTCCCGCGTACGGGACGGCCGCGGATGACGTCGACGACCGGCACGTCCTGCGCTCCGTACCCGCCGCGGAGGAACGGCCCCGGCCGGCCGGAGCCCGGGAATGGCGGCTGCACGTCGACCCCACGCACCCCGGCTACTTCGAGCACCCCTCGGACCACGTGCCCGGGATGCTGCTCCTGGAGGCCTTCCGGCAGGCCGCCCGAGAGGCGACGGGAGGCGCCGCGCTGACCTCGCTGGACGCCGACTTCGCCGTCTTCGGCGAGCTGGCCGAGGCCGTGGCCGTCGAGGCGGCGCCGACGGAGGACGGCCGGGTGCGCCTCTCCGCCACCCAGGGCGGACGCGTCCTCGCCACCGCCGTGGCCCGCTGCGCGTGA